The DNA segment GCGTAGTAGTAGTCGCCGCTCAAAGGAATCCAGGCCGCCGAGCCCGAGGCACTGCGCCAACCCAGATCCTCGTCCGACCAGATATACCAGTCGCGGTACCGCGGGTCGCCCGCTCGAGCCGCCCTAAACCAGGGGTGCTCGGCGCTGCTGTGGTTGAGCACGTGGTCGATGACCACCCGGATGCCGCGGGCATGGGCCTCCGAGAGCAGCCTCTCGAAGTCCGCCATGGTGCCGTAGTCGGGGTTGACCGCGTAGTAGTCGGTGACGTCGTAGCCGTGGTAGGAGGGGCTCGGGTGGATGGGCATGAGCCAGAGGCCGCTGACGCCCAGCTCCGAGAGGTAGTCGAGCCGCTCGGTGACGCCCCCGAAGTCGCCAATGCCGTCGCCCGTCGTGTCCTGAAAGGAACGCACGAAAACCTGGTAGTAGACGCCCTGGTTGGGGCTTCTGGCCAAAGTGAATGAGACGAGGAGCAGAGCGATCAGATTGCTGAGGCAGAACAGGCGTTTTTGCATGCTCTAGTTTGGCACGCTGCCGAGCCGCTAGGGCCAAACCTTGTCCACCCAGGCCAGCGGATCGGTCGAGACGCCGCGCACGCGCATCTCCCAGTGCAGGTGCGGCCCGGTCGACAGCCCGGTCGTGCCTATCTCGCCGATGGTCTGCCCCCGCGTCACCTCGTCGCCGATCTCCACGTGCAGGCGCGACTGGTGAAAGTAGAGGGAGTGAACGCCCGCGCCGTGGTCGATGACGACGAGGCCGCCGCGTATCGGGTAGAAGTCGGCCACCACGACCAGGCCGGCGTTGGCGGCATAGACGGGCGTGCCCTGCGGCGCGGCGATGTCGGTGCCGTGGTGATACGACACCTTGCCGCCCGCAAGGTAGCGCCGGGGCAGACCGAAGGGGCTGGTGAAGCGCCCTTGGGCGGGCAAGCTGAAGGGCTCCGCCCACAGCGGCGCCAGCGCCCTCTCAGGGTCCTCATAGGCAGCCGCCAGCACCTCGGCCTCGCGAGCCTGATTTTCCGGCGTGACGACGCTCAGGGTGCTCTTTGGCATGTTGACGAGCTGGACCGGGCTCGAGCCGGCCGTCACGGCGAGCTTGCGGGTGACGGCCGTCCGGCGGCCGTAGCTGTCCCCCAGCACCACCGTGACCTCGCGGCTGCCCGCCCCGGCGCCGAGGGGAATGCTGGCGACGGCCGTGGCGCCACTCGCGCCCCGGAAGACCGTGAGCGCCTCCCCGTCCAGACTGATGCTCAGGCCGGTCAGCGTCTCGTCGGGCACCGCCCACTCGACCTGGACCGCGAAGGGCTGGCCCGGCACCACCGCCCCCGGCACGCCGACGAGCGGCCGGAGGGGCGCCAAACCGAGAACGCGGTAGCCCCACCGGCTCTCGGCGCCCGAGCCGTCCTCGGCGACGACCTCGAGCTCGTGCTCACCCAGGAGGCCGACGAGCTCGAGCCGCAAGTCCTGCGCGACCTCTTCGAAAGCCTGCTCGCCGTAGCGCAGCCGGTAGACCACCGGCCTGTCGGCGCTCAAGAACAGGCCGAAGGGCTCGCCCGCCGTGACCCCTTCGGGCAACTCGGCCCAGACCCGCGGCGGGCTCTGACGGACCTGCGACCAGGCCACGGCGGCAAACAGAAGGCCGAGCAGTGCCAGGGCGACGAGGCGCCCGCGGCGCGTGCCGAGCACCGCCAGACCTCCGGCCACTAGCCGCTCTTCCGGCTGGTGATGAAGGGGATGTTGCGGTCGAAGTGAGCGCGGTCCAAGCCGTAGCCGTAGACGTAGGCATCCTCGATCTCGAAACCCTGGTAGTCGATAGGCACCTCGACTTGGCGCCGCGAGGGCTTGGAGAGCAGCGTCACCACCTTGACCGAGAGCGGTCCGCGGCCCTGCAAGTACGAAAGCAGGTACCTCATGGTGAGACCGGTATCGACGATGTCCTCGACCAGCAGGACGTGCTTGTTCTTCAAAGACTGGTCGAGGTCCTTGACCAGCCTCACCTCGCCCGAGGACTCGGTGCGCGAGCCGTAGCTCGACACCGCGATAAAGTCGGTGGTGACGGGGATGGGAATCGCCCGCACCAGGTCGGCCATGAAGATAAAGGCGCCGTTCAAGACGCAGATGAGGTGCAGGGGCTGGCCCCGGTAATCGCCGGCGATCTCCCGGCCGAGCTCGGCGATGCGCGCGGCGATGGCCTCGGCGCTCAGCTGCACCTGGCCCTCACCAGCCCGGAAGATGCTGCCGTCTTTCTCGCTCACGCCCCTCTCAGTCATGCCTAGCCGTCATGCTCAGGAGTATAGCCGAGCTTCTCGAAGTCGCCGGGGCCGAGTTCGCGGTACTGGCCGGGTTGCAGGTCCCCTAAGCCCAGTTTGCCGATGCGGGTGCGCACCAGGCGGCTGGCGGTGTAGCCGAGCGCGCCCATCATGCGCCGCACCTGGCGGTTGCGCCCCTCGTTCAAGACGATCTTGGCGCCGCCCGCCGCGTAGCGGGCCCTGGCTGCCTTGGCCGGCCCGTCGCTGAGCACGAGGCCCGCCTCGAGCTTCTCCAGAGCCTCCCGGCTCAGCGCC comes from the Deinococcota bacterium genome and includes:
- the hpt gene encoding hypoxanthine phosphoribosyltransferase, which encodes MTERGVSEKDGSIFRAGEGQVQLSAEAIAARIAELGREIAGDYRGQPLHLICVLNGAFIFMADLVRAIPIPVTTDFIAVSSYGSRTESSGEVRLVKDLDQSLKNKHVLLVEDIVDTGLTMRYLLSYLQGRGPLSVKVVTLLSKPSRRQVEVPIDYQGFEIEDAYVYGYGLDRAHFDRNIPFITSRKSG
- a CDS encoding alpha-amylase family glycosyl hydrolase, with the translated sequence MQKRLFCLSNLIALLLVSFTLARSPNQGVYYQVFVRSFQDTTGDGIGDFGGVTERLDYLSELGVSGLWLMPIHPSPSYHGYDVTDYYAVNPDYGTMADFERLLSEAHARGIRVVIDHVLNHSSAEHPWFRAARAGDPRYRDWYIWSDEDLGWRSASGSAAWIPLSGDYYYAYFWGGMPDLNFKNPEVNREMEEVTRFWLEKGVD
- a CDS encoding M23 family metallopeptidase, which codes for MAGGLAVLGTRRGRLVALALLGLLFAAVAWSQVRQSPPRVWAELPEGVTAGEPFGLFLSADRPVVYRLRYGEQAFEEVAQDLRLELVGLLGEHELEVVAEDGSGAESRWGYRVLGLAPLRPLVGVPGAVVPGQPFAVQVEWAVPDETLTGLSISLDGEALTVFRGASGATAVASIPLGAGAGSREVTVVLGDSYGRRTAVTRKLAVTAGSSPVQLVNMPKSTLSVVTPENQAREAEVLAAAYEDPERALAPLWAEPFSLPAQGRFTSPFGLPRRYLAGGKVSYHHGTDIAAPQGTPVYAANAGLVVVADFYPIRGGLVVIDHGAGVHSLYFHQSRLHVEIGDEVTRGQTIGEIGTTGLSTGPHLHWEMRVRGVSTDPLAWVDKVWP